A single window of Archangium gephyra DNA harbors:
- a CDS encoding DUF2169 family type VI secretion system accessory protein — translation MQISSNTTGMQAGLSVSMDKAGREFCVIVVKGTFSIGADGSTKLADEQAPLVYADEHFGEPASTSIRYECDFAMSKPRTDVIVNGQAVAPGGKRVSSLLVSLEIGHLNKKVLVIGDRHWERGLVGIRASEPAPFVQIPLVYERAFGGTDYSHPDSRHHGAELRNPVGRGFRKNPKAGDVEGLPLPNIEAPQQLISTWKDTPPPAGFSGLGRGWLPRITYAGTYDERWMTEVRPLLPHDFDPQYFLSAPRDQQVPHLKGGEIIRCTNMTLDRELRVQVPSIQVPITCRFQSRNEQISPILDTVVLEPDRRRLLAVWRAAVPVGRKLTELRAVTVGPQRRTRSPAPLYNKPRFKSLAELVDWSKKIRPGQGKN, via the coding sequence ATGCAGATCAGCTCAAACACGACAGGGATGCAGGCCGGCTTGAGTGTTTCGATGGACAAGGCAGGACGTGAGTTCTGCGTTATTGTTGTCAAGGGGACATTCTCGATAGGGGCCGATGGCTCCACGAAACTCGCTGATGAGCAAGCTCCTCTGGTGTACGCAGACGAGCATTTCGGTGAGCCGGCGAGCACCAGTATTCGCTATGAATGCGACTTCGCGATGAGCAAGCCGAGGACCGACGTCATCGTCAATGGGCAGGCCGTTGCGCCAGGAGGGAAGCGGGTCAGCAGCTTGCTTGTTTCATTGGAAATCGGCCATCTAAACAAGAAGGTGCTTGTCATTGGAGATCGTCATTGGGAGAGGGGGCTCGTGGGGATACGCGCCTCTGAGCCAGCACCCTTCGTTCAAATACCTCTTGTGTATGAGCGTGCATTTGGGGGGACAGACTACTCTCATCCCGATTCCCGGCATCATGGAGCCGAACTTCGCAACCCTGTTGGAAGGGGCTTCCGGAAGAACCCCAAGGCTGGTGACGTAGAGGGTCTGCCGCTGCCCAACATTGAAGCTCCGCAACAGCTGATAAGCACCTGGAAGGACACTCCACCACCGGCAGGATTCAGTGGGCTGGGCCGTGGTTGGCTTCCAAGAATCACGTATGCGGGTACTTATGACGAGCGGTGGATGACCGAGGTCCGCCCCTTGCTGCCACACGACTTCGACCCCCAATACTTCTTGAGTGCCCCAAGAGATCAACAAGTACCGCATTTGAAGGGGGGGGAAATCATCCGCTGCACGAATATGACCCTTGATCGTGAACTGCGGGTTCAGGTTCCTTCGATCCAGGTTCCCATTACCTGCCGGTTTCAATCTCGCAACGAGCAGATCTCCCCGATACTCGACACGGTTGTTCTCGAGCCCGATCGCCGCCGCTTGTTGGCTGTCTGGCGTGCAGCGGTTCCGGTTGGCCGCAAGCTGACCGAGCTGCGCGCGGTGACGGTCGGGCCGCAGCGCAGAACTCGCTCGCCAGCGCCCCTCTACAACAAGCCGCGCTTCAAGTCCTTGGCGGAACTTGTTGACTGGTCGAAAAAGATCCGGCCCGGACAGGGGAAGAACTGA